The Candidatus Methylacidiphilales bacterium genome window below encodes:
- a CDS encoding aldolase/citrate lyase family protein: MTQAPREFILTLISNDPDWIRPGDEAGIERIGLDIERLGKLERQGHIHNARISSHTLDDLKVVTSLVRKARPFVRLNRPHPETRDEIERALALGAGCVMLPGFRLRDEAARFIEWVDGRAETVLLLETATAVDRLRDFISLPGVEEIMIGMNDLSLELNLAGPMGVAASDLMRRLSGEIRGAGIRFGFGGVARPEMEDLPVPADLVLAGYARLGAGSAWIARSFFQGGLGPEQFGEAIMRLRARLQFWFEQPPEILEEAGEKLRAIVRKL, from the coding sequence ATGACCCAGGCGCCCCGGGAGTTTATTCTCACCTTGATCAGCAACGATCCTGACTGGATTCGGCCCGGGGACGAGGCCGGAATCGAGCGGATTGGGTTGGATATTGAGCGCCTGGGAAAATTGGAACGCCAGGGCCATATTCACAACGCCCGCATATCAAGCCACACATTGGATGATTTGAAGGTCGTGACATCTCTGGTACGAAAGGCAAGGCCCTTTGTGCGCTTGAATCGCCCGCATCCCGAAACCAGGGATGAAATCGAACGCGCATTGGCTCTTGGAGCAGGCTGCGTCATGCTTCCGGGTTTTCGCCTAAGGGATGAGGCCGCGCGCTTTATCGAATGGGTGGATGGCAGGGCTGAAACGGTATTGCTGTTGGAAACCGCGACGGCAGTGGATCGGTTGCGCGATTTTATTTCCCTGCCGGGAGTGGAGGAAATCATGATCGGAATGAATGATTTGAGTTTGGAATTGAATCTGGCAGGTCCCATGGGGGTCGCAGCCTCGGATCTCATGCGCCGCTTGTCCGGGGAAATCCGGGGGGCTGGAATTCGTTTCGGTTTTGGAGGTGTGGCCCGGCCGGAAATGGAGGATCTGCCGGTCCCTGCAGATCTGGTGCTGGCCGGTTACGCCAGGCTCGGCGCCGGCAGCGCCTGGATTGCGCGCTCTTTTTTCCAGGGCGGACTGGGGCCGGAACAATTTGGCGAGGCGATTATGCGGTTGCGCGCGAGATTGCAATTCTGGTTTGAACAACCGCCGGAAATTTTGGAGGAAGCCGGAGAAAAATTGCGTGCCATCGTCAGGAAACTTTGA
- the ilvD gene encoding dihydroxy-acid dehydratase, translating into MAKNSKTPSSLHQKHSGGLVQPVERSASRAMLHAVGFKNEDFAKNQIGIASTWSMVTPCNMHIDKLAVEAGRGVDANGGKSIIFNTITISDGISMGTEGMKYSLVSREVIADSIETVMGCECLDGLVAVGGCDKNMPGCVISMARLNRPSVFVYGGTILPGCFNNRSVDIVSVFEAVGEYANNKITREDLGKIEACAIPGPGSCGGMYTANTMASAIEAMGMSLPNSSAQDAVSDAKKADCYNAGAAVLNLIEKGITPLDIMTRKAFENAITVVMALGGSTNAVLHLLAIAHACKVKLALEDFTRIGKRVPVLADLKPSGKHLMSELVAIGGLTPLMKTLLDAGLLHGDCMTVTGKTVAQNLADVKPYPEGQTVIRPLSDPIKKSGHLVILHGNLAPGGAVAKISGKEGLLFKGKARVYGSEIAAMSAILEGKIKKGDVIVIRYEGPKGGPGMREMLSPTSAIMGRGLGKDVALITDGRFSGGTHGFVVGHITPEAYLGGPLALVRNGDTIVIDAEKRQIQMLVAPGEIKKRKKAWKQPKPNYTRGVLAKYAAHVSSASEGAVTDADLKL; encoded by the coding sequence ATGGCCAAAAATTCCAAAACTCCAAGCTCCCTTCATCAAAAACATTCGGGTGGCCTCGTCCAGCCGGTTGAACGCTCCGCAAGCCGGGCCATGCTGCACGCAGTCGGATTCAAGAACGAAGACTTTGCAAAAAACCAGATCGGCATCGCTTCAACCTGGAGCATGGTGACGCCCTGCAACATGCACATCGACAAACTGGCCGTCGAAGCGGGACGGGGCGTGGATGCGAACGGGGGAAAATCCATTATTTTCAACACCATCACCATTTCCGACGGCATCTCCATGGGAACGGAGGGCATGAAATATTCCCTCGTATCGCGCGAGGTGATCGCCGATTCGATCGAAACGGTCATGGGCTGCGAATGCCTGGATGGGTTGGTGGCCGTCGGAGGCTGTGACAAGAACATGCCGGGCTGCGTGATCTCGATGGCCCGGCTCAACCGGCCTTCGGTCTTTGTTTATGGCGGCACCATTTTGCCAGGTTGCTTTAACAACCGTTCGGTGGACATCGTGTCCGTGTTTGAAGCGGTCGGCGAATACGCCAACAATAAAATCACGCGCGAAGACCTCGGAAAAATCGAGGCCTGCGCCATCCCGGGCCCGGGATCCTGTGGTGGAATGTACACGGCCAATACCATGGCTTCCGCAATCGAAGCGATGGGCATGAGCCTGCCGAACAGCTCGGCCCAGGACGCCGTCTCGGATGCCAAAAAGGCGGACTGTTACAATGCCGGCGCCGCAGTGCTGAACCTGATCGAAAAGGGGATCACACCCCTGGACATCATGACGCGCAAGGCGTTTGAAAATGCCATCACCGTTGTAATGGCACTGGGCGGCTCCACCAATGCCGTGCTGCATTTGCTGGCCATCGCACATGCCTGCAAAGTCAAGCTGGCCCTGGAAGATTTTACGCGAATCGGGAAACGTGTGCCGGTATTGGCTGACCTGAAGCCTTCAGGCAAACATCTCATGTCGGAACTGGTCGCCATCGGGGGCCTGACTCCTTTGATGAAGACACTGCTGGACGCCGGGCTGCTGCACGGCGACTGCATGACCGTCACCGGCAAAACTGTCGCGCAGAATCTAGCGGATGTGAAACCCTATCCCGAGGGCCAGACGGTGATCCGTCCGCTTTCCGATCCGATCAAAAAGAGCGGGCATCTGGTTATTCTCCACGGAAATCTGGCGCCCGGCGGTGCCGTGGCAAAAATCAGCGGCAAGGAAGGATTGCTTTTTAAAGGCAAGGCCAGGGTTTACGGATCCGAAATTGCGGCGATGTCCGCCATCCTGGAAGGAAAAATCAAAAAGGGGGATGTCATCGTCATTCGTTACGAAGGGCCGAAAGGCGGGCCTGGAATGCGCGAAATGTTGTCGCCGACGTCGGCAATCATGGGACGCGGCTTGGGCAAGGACGTGGCATTGATTACCGACGGACGGTTCTCCGGAGGAACGCATGGGTTCGTGGTGGGACACATCACGCCAGAAGCCTATTTGGGCGGACCGCTGGCGCTGGTCAGGAATGGCGACACGATCGTGATTGACGCCGAGAAGCGCCAGATTCAGATGCTGGTCGCTCCGGGAGAGATTAAAAAACGCAAAAAAGCCTGGAAACAGCCCAAGCCCAACTACACACGTGGCGTACTGGCCAAATATGCCGCGCATGTAAGTTCCGCCTCCGAAGGCGCCGTGACCGATGCGGATTTGAAATTGTGA
- a CDS encoding DUF4230 domain-containing protein produces the protein MKRFAILAIILAAGILVASLAVRSCFHHLSEAPGEMIDGVSRASAASVRNAANVFVELLNLRPEIRISEKVIQEQSCPIAEFAVMKKQYLHRYVWKHRWLGSEKVITIEGMFEGKAGFDLKERFVVRLDPQTGAVIADLPPVRILSIEQTGQLTFQDEDGLWNRVQPADRQQALNEFERTAREKVVNSGLLDEAGRDALRRLQELADRNRSEMMFSFRKP, from the coding sequence GTGAAACGTTTTGCCATTCTCGCGATTATTCTGGCCGCGGGCATTCTGGTCGCGAGCTTGGCAGTTCGTTCCTGCTTTCATCATCTCTCGGAAGCCCCAGGCGAGATGATCGACGGCGTATCGCGCGCCAGCGCCGCCTCCGTTCGCAACGCCGCAAATGTGTTTGTCGAACTCCTGAACCTTCGACCGGAGATCCGGATTTCCGAAAAAGTGATCCAGGAGCAGAGTTGTCCGATTGCCGAATTTGCGGTGATGAAGAAACAGTATCTTCACCGCTATGTCTGGAAGCATCGCTGGCTGGGCAGTGAGAAGGTCATTACGATAGAAGGCATGTTTGAAGGCAAGGCCGGGTTTGATTTGAAGGAGAGGTTCGTCGTCCGGCTGGATCCGCAAACCGGCGCCGTGATTGCGGATTTGCCTCCGGTCCGGATTCTATCGATTGAACAAACAGGACAACTGACGTTTCAGGATGAAGACGGACTTTGGAACCGCGTCCAGCCCGCCGACCGCCAGCAGGCGTTGAACGAATTTGAGCGCACGGCCCGTGAAAAAGTAGTGAACTCGGGTTTGTTGGACGAGGCGGGCAGGGATGCCTTGCGTCGCCTCCAGGAACTGGCGGACCGCAATCGTTCCGAAATGATGTTTTCCTTCCGAAAACCCTAG
- the dapA gene encoding 4-hydroxy-tetrahydrodipicolinate synthase → MSAYKGTYTALVTPFKNNLVDADAFNALIERQIEAGIDGIVPVGTTGESPTLNHEEHLRVIELAVKQARKRTKVIGGTGSNSTAEAIEYTQAAEELGVDVALLVAPYYNKPTQEGLYQHFMAIASSTGLPLILYSIPGRCGIEISVETVVRLARDAKNIVAIKEAGGSVDRVSRLRQALPDAFDILSGDDSLTVPFMSVGARGVISVASNLIPAEVKTMTDAALAGDYARAEALHRKYYGVYTDIFLEANPGPIKAAMAAKGWIQEEVRLPLVAMSSGNREKLMATLKKVGIL, encoded by the coding sequence ATGTCAGCTTATAAAGGAACCTACACGGCGCTGGTCACGCCCTTTAAAAACAATCTGGTGGATGCGGATGCGTTCAATGCCCTGATCGAGCGGCAGATCGAAGCGGGCATCGACGGCATTGTGCCGGTGGGAACCACGGGCGAATCGCCCACGCTGAACCACGAAGAACATCTCCGGGTGATTGAACTGGCTGTGAAGCAGGCCCGGAAGCGTACAAAAGTGATCGGCGGGACGGGGTCGAACTCGACAGCCGAGGCCATCGAATATACGCAGGCGGCGGAGGAACTGGGAGTGGATGTGGCTCTCCTGGTGGCGCCGTATTACAACAAGCCGACCCAGGAGGGTTTGTATCAGCATTTCATGGCCATTGCATCGAGCACGGGATTGCCTTTGATTTTGTATTCCATCCCGGGACGTTGTGGAATCGAGATCAGCGTTGAAACGGTCGTCAGGCTTGCGAGGGATGCGAAAAATATCGTGGCCATCAAGGAAGCAGGCGGATCGGTGGACCGGGTGAGCCGTTTGCGCCAGGCTTTGCCGGATGCATTCGATATTTTGTCGGGCGACGACAGCTTGACGGTGCCGTTTATGAGCGTTGGGGCGCGCGGCGTAATCAGCGTCGCATCGAATTTGATCCCTGCGGAAGTGAAGACCATGACCGACGCCGCCCTGGCGGGTGATTACGCGAGGGCTGAGGCGCTGCACCGGAAATATTACGGGGTTTACACCGACATCTTTTTGGAGGCCAACCCGGGCCCGATCAAAGCCGCCATGGCCGCCAAGGGCTGGATCCAGGAGGAAGTCAGGCTTCCTCTGGTGGCCATGAGTTCCGGCAACCGTGAGAAACTGATGGCAACATTAAAGAAGGTCGGAATTCTATGA
- a CDS encoding putative nucleotide-diphospho-sugar transferase, translating into MQRFVTDFDTNYAAKGIAMLESLLEYSPEAQIIVVCYDETLRGILEDRFKTRLELIPQKTVENWEPRLAPLRERRQPWEFYATHKAILLKHLLSRCADGEAIAFIDADTLFFSDPEPLFQEFEAASIGVSPHRYNKDTEYLRMYGEFNAGFGLWRKDSTGRQCLEEWTEQCLDWCQLEATEDGRFMNQGYLTTWPERYQRVRILRHPGANLAPWNIGSHRIEFLSKGKGVSVDGLPLIFFHYSSLLHSDGHRWHTFCPKKALQQNVVLEGIYAPYLKTLERISLQLKKRYGVSGLETLREFQPDNGGMMDISASIRRARSPWKRFVKRLLP; encoded by the coding sequence ATGCAACGGTTTGTTACTGATTTTGACACGAATTATGCCGCCAAAGGCATAGCGATGCTGGAATCCCTGCTGGAGTATTCTCCCGAAGCTCAAATTATCGTAGTGTGTTATGATGAGACACTGAGGGGCATCCTGGAGGACCGTTTCAAAACCCGTCTGGAACTTATTCCCCAGAAAACGGTTGAAAATTGGGAACCGCGACTGGCTCCACTGCGTGAGCGGCGTCAGCCCTGGGAATTTTACGCCACACACAAGGCCATTCTGTTGAAGCATCTGTTAAGCCGCTGTGCGGACGGGGAGGCAATTGCATTTATTGATGCCGACACCCTGTTTTTTTCCGATCCGGAGCCGCTTTTTCAGGAATTTGAAGCGGCATCGATTGGAGTGAGTCCGCACCGCTATAACAAGGACACGGAATATTTGCGCATGTACGGTGAATTCAACGCGGGCTTTGGACTGTGGCGCAAGGATTCGACTGGCCGGCAGTGTTTGGAGGAATGGACGGAGCAATGCCTGGACTGGTGCCAATTGGAAGCCACGGAAGATGGACGCTTCATGAACCAGGGCTATCTTACGACATGGCCTGAACGCTATCAACGGGTAAGGATTCTGCGGCATCCCGGAGCCAATTTGGCTCCGTGGAATATCGGGTCCCATCGCATTGAATTCCTTTCCAAAGGCAAAGGAGTGAGCGTCGATGGGCTTCCGCTGATTTTTTTTCATTACAGCTCCCTTCTGCACAGTGATGGACACAGGTGGCATACCTTCTGCCCCAAAAAAGCGCTGCAACAAAATGTTGTATTGGAGGGAATTTATGCGCCCTATTTGAAGACATTGGAAAGAATCAGCCTGCAGCTAAAGAAACGATATGGGGTCAGCGGCTTGGAGACGCTGCGTGAATTCCAGCCTGACAACGGTGGAATGATGGATATCAGCGCCTCAATCCGGCGCGCCCGAAGCCCATGGAAAAGATTTGTGAAAAGACTCCTGCCGTGA
- a CDS encoding putative nucleotide-diphospho-sugar transferase produces MRRFVTYFDVNYAAKGIAMLESLLAYCPEAQITVLCFDETLRGILEERFKNRLETVSQKSVESWEPRLAPLREQRRPWEFYATHKAILLKHLLSRCEAGGVIAFIDADTLFFSDPGPLFQEFEKASVGLSPHRFNKDTEYLHMYGEFNAGFGMWRNDLVGRKCLHEWAEQCLERCEFEGVRDAHFMNQGYLTVWPERYQEVLIFPHPGANLAPWNIGSHRIKSNSKEVLADGKPLIFFHYSTLLHTSSGGWYTICPKKALLQPVVLKRIYAPYLERLEAISAALKQRHGISGLGTLRELQHDNDGMVDVGAAIRRVQSPRRRFVKWLRL; encoded by the coding sequence ATGCGACGGTTTGTCACTTATTTCGACGTGAATTATGCCGCGAAGGGCATCGCGATGCTGGAATCGCTGTTGGCTTATTGTCCTGAAGCGCAAATTACCGTGCTGTGTTTTGATGAGACACTCAGGGGCATTCTCGAAGAACGTTTTAAAAATCGCCTGGAAACCGTTTCCCAAAAATCGGTTGAAAGTTGGGAGCCGCGGCTGGCTCCGTTGCGGGAACAGCGCCGACCCTGGGAATTTTATGCCACACACAAGGCCATTCTGCTGAAGCATCTGTTAAGCCGTTGCGAGGCAGGCGGGGTGATTGCTTTTATTGACGCCGACACCCTGTTTTTTTCGGATCCCGGGCCGCTTTTTCAGGAATTTGAGAAGGCCTCGGTGGGTCTGAGTCCGCACCGGTTTAACAAGGATACGGAATATTTGCACATGTATGGTGAATTCAATGCGGGCTTTGGAATGTGGCGTAATGATTTGGTAGGCAGAAAGTGTTTGCACGAATGGGCCGAGCAATGCCTGGAGCGCTGCGAATTCGAGGGCGTCAGGGATGCCCACTTCATGAACCAGGGGTATCTCACAGTCTGGCCTGAACGCTACCAAGAGGTGCTGATTTTTCCCCATCCCGGAGCTAATCTTGCCCCCTGGAATATTGGGTCACATCGCATTAAATCCAATTCCAAGGAAGTTCTGGCTGATGGGAAGCCGTTGATTTTTTTCCATTACAGCACGCTGTTGCACACCAGCTCAGGTGGCTGGTACACGATCTGCCCAAAAAAGGCCCTGCTGCAACCCGTTGTGTTGAAACGGATTTATGCGCCCTATTTGGAAAGATTGGAGGCTATTAGCGCCGCGTTAAAACAACGCCATGGAATCAGCGGATTGGGGACTTTGCGCGAGCTTCAGCATGACAACGATGGCATGGTGGATGTCGGAGCTGCAATTCGACGTGTCCAAAGTCCCAGGAGGAGATTTGTGAAATGGCTCCGGCTCTAG
- the dapB gene encoding 4-hydroxy-tetrahydrodipicolinate reductase: protein MKIRIVVVGAKGRMGQAILRLARTGSDFEIIGEVDQGDELAPLAGKADAIIDFSHHSATLDVTKLAATHKKALVIGTTGHSDAVKQQVLAYGKQIPVIFASNYSVGVNTLFYLTRKAAEILNSGFDQEVVEMHHRHKKDAPSGTARTLVEILAEVKKKTAAELSKHGRVGEPGPRTSDEIGVHALRGGDVVGDHTVIFASDGERVELVHKASSRDTFASGALRAARWLVGKPAGVYGMFDVLGLK from the coding sequence ATGAAGATCAGGATTGTAGTAGTCGGCGCCAAGGGCCGGATGGGCCAGGCTATTTTGCGGCTGGCCAGGACCGGCTCTGATTTTGAAATCATCGGTGAAGTGGATCAGGGCGACGAGCTCGCGCCCCTGGCCGGCAAGGCGGATGCGATTATCGATTTCAGCCATCACAGCGCCACGCTGGATGTGACGAAGCTGGCTGCGACACACAAGAAGGCCCTGGTGATTGGTACGACCGGACATTCGGATGCGGTGAAACAACAGGTTCTGGCTTACGGGAAGCAAATCCCGGTAATTTTCGCCTCCAATTATTCCGTCGGCGTCAACACGCTGTTTTATCTGACGCGCAAGGCGGCAGAGATTTTGAACAGTGGATTTGACCAGGAAGTGGTTGAGATGCATCACCGCCACAAGAAGGACGCGCCCAGCGGGACTGCGCGGACTTTGGTGGAAATTTTGGCTGAGGTGAAAAAGAAAACGGCAGCCGAATTGTCCAAGCATGGAAGAGTGGGGGAACCGGGCCCGAGGACTTCGGATGAGATCGGAGTCCATGCGTTGCGCGGTGGGGACGTGGTGGGGGATCATACCGTGATTTTCGCGTCGGACGGAGAACGGGTGGAACTGGTTCACAAAGCTTCCAGCCGCGATACCTTTGCCTCCGGCGCCCTGCGCGCCGCGCGCTGGCTGGTGGGCAAACCCGCCGGCGTATATGGGATGTTTGACGTCCTGGGGTTGAAGTAG
- the lysA gene encoding diaminopimelate decarboxylase — protein MHHFYLKKGSLYCEGIELDRLARRHGTPLYVYSAQTFRDHFTRLSHALAPLDHRICYAMKANSNLAVLRLLARQGAGFDIVSGGELFRVIKAGGRPDCCVFAGVGKTAAEIEFALREGVYAFTVESSAELDQINKIAGRLKKKAPVAVRVNPNVDADTHHKITTGTYENKFGIPIEEIPALYARASKLRNIWLRGVQMHIGSQITSVKPFHAAVKKMLPLVANLKRRYGIEFFDIGGGLGIVYDPALESGSPSWWKRRSPRPMTPADYAEAVLPLLRGLGLKILIEPGRFISGNAGVLLSEVVVVKKTKRKNFLVVDAAMNDLIRPAFYDSYHEIVPLRKAKGGRIKTDVVGPICESGDTFCKERPLPQLKQGDRVAFLSAGAYGFVMSSNYNSRPRVAEILVDGKKALVARKRETLEDLIRTEKRS, from the coding sequence ATGCACCATTTTTATCTGAAAAAGGGATCGCTGTATTGCGAGGGTATCGAGCTGGACCGGCTTGCCCGCCGCCACGGCACGCCCCTGTACGTTTATTCGGCCCAGACATTTCGTGATCATTTTACCAGGCTGAGCCACGCCCTGGCCCCTTTGGATCACAGGATTTGTTATGCCATGAAGGCCAATTCCAATCTGGCGGTGTTACGCTTGCTGGCCAGGCAAGGTGCCGGGTTCGATATTGTCAGTGGCGGGGAGCTGTTCCGGGTCATCAAGGCCGGGGGCCGCCCCGACTGCTGTGTTTTTGCCGGCGTGGGCAAGACAGCCGCTGAAATCGAGTTTGCGCTCAGGGAAGGGGTGTATGCCTTCACGGTGGAAAGTTCTGCCGAACTGGATCAGATCAATAAGATCGCCGGCCGTTTGAAGAAAAAAGCGCCGGTGGCCGTACGGGTGAATCCCAATGTGGATGCGGACACGCACCATAAAATTACCACCGGCACCTATGAAAACAAGTTTGGCATTCCAATCGAGGAAATTCCGGCCCTCTACGCCCGTGCGTCGAAGCTTCGCAATATCTGGCTGCGCGGGGTGCAAATGCACATCGGATCACAAATCACGTCCGTCAAGCCGTTCCATGCGGCGGTTAAAAAGATGCTGCCACTGGTGGCAAATCTGAAGCGTCGTTATGGCATTGAGTTCTTCGACATTGGCGGTGGGCTGGGCATTGTCTATGACCCGGCGCTCGAAAGCGGTTCGCCATCCTGGTGGAAGCGCCGCTCGCCACGGCCAATGACTCCCGCCGACTACGCCGAGGCTGTGCTTCCGTTGCTCCGGGGTCTGGGACTAAAGATTTTGATCGAGCCGGGGCGCTTTATTTCCGGCAATGCGGGAGTTTTGTTGTCCGAAGTGGTTGTGGTGAAAAAGACCAAGCGAAAGAATTTTTTGGTTGTGGATGCGGCCATGAACGATCTCATCCGGCCGGCGTTTTATGATTCGTACCACGAGATCGTGCCTCTACGGAAAGCAAAGGGCGGGCGGATCAAGACGGATGTGGTGGGGCCGATTTGTGAGTCGGGCGACACCTTTTGCAAGGAGCGTCCGCTGCCGCAATTGAAGCAAGGGGACCGGGTTGCGTTTCTCAGCGCGGGAGCCTATGGTTTTGTCATGTCCTCGAATTACAACAGCCGGCCCCGGGTGGCGGAAATCCTGGTGGACGGCAAGAAGGCCCTTGTGGCCCGGAAGCGCGAAACCTTGGAGGACCTGATCCGGACGGAAAAGAGGTCTTAA
- the dapF gene encoding diaminopimelate epimerase, with the protein MKLKFWKMSGAGNDFVCVDNLKQSLRLSRKQIAKLCHRQFGVGADGLLALEPGSKDTDFRMRYYNADGGEAEMCGNGARCFARFAQKTTGTRKKEIRFDTAAGPVGAEFLGDEVRVELTSPNGLALNQKISSSQGELTVHCLNTGVPHAVLFVEDIEKIDIARLGAELRFHAAFQPKGSNINFAQVLGPNKVRVRTYERGVENETLACGTGVTAVALIASLVKGFKSPVSVLVQGGDILKIFFKNEGGQFTDVKLHGPADFVFQGEIDVSL; encoded by the coding sequence ATGAAACTTAAATTTTGGAAGATGAGCGGCGCGGGCAATGACTTTGTGTGCGTCGACAACCTGAAGCAAAGCCTGCGGCTGAGCCGCAAGCAGATTGCGAAGCTGTGCCATCGCCAGTTCGGGGTGGGAGCCGACGGCCTACTTGCGCTGGAGCCGGGCTCAAAGGACACCGATTTCCGGATGCGCTATTACAATGCAGACGGCGGCGAAGCCGAGATGTGCGGCAACGGCGCGCGCTGCTTTGCGCGCTTTGCGCAGAAGACGACAGGCACGCGCAAAAAGGAAATCCGCTTCGACACCGCAGCGGGACCAGTCGGCGCGGAATTTTTGGGCGACGAAGTGCGAGTCGAGCTGACTTCGCCGAACGGGCTGGCTTTGAACCAAAAGATATCAAGCTCCCAGGGTGAATTGACGGTGCATTGTTTGAACACCGGTGTGCCGCACGCGGTGCTTTTTGTGGAGGATATCGAAAAGATCGATATTGCCAGGCTTGGCGCCGAATTGCGTTTCCACGCGGCATTTCAGCCGAAGGGGTCGAACATCAATTTTGCCCAGGTGCTGGGGCCCAACAAAGTCCGGGTGCGCACCTACGAACGCGGTGTGGAGAATGAAACCTTGGCCTGCGGCACGGGCGTCACCGCAGTGGCGTTGATTGCCTCGCTGGTGAAGGGGTTCAAGTCGCCGGTTTCGGTTCTTGTGCAGGGCGGAGATATCCTGAAGATTTTTTTTAAGAACGAAGGTGGACAGTTTACGGACGTGAAGTTGCACGGCCCGGCGGACTTTGTATTCCAAGGAGAAATCGATGTCAGCTTATAA
- a CDS encoding dTDP-4-dehydrorhamnose 3,5-epimerase family protein, with amino-acid sequence MTDSENLSASMPERQASQTVTPDWDPVKPIPIDGVRVKDVKNLVIRGGTLTEIYRPEWFQDEFQVQHVVHISALPGYTSQWHCHHEQSDIIFPIRGYVRIGLYDARKHSPTCGKSLVATFNLLRPRYVVVPPGVWHALRNIGVDEASYLVLNDKPFYYEKPDDWLLPAGSDDIPVRLD; translated from the coding sequence ATGACCGATTCTGAGAATCTTTCCGCTTCGATGCCTGAAAGGCAGGCTTCCCAGACCGTCACGCCGGATTGGGACCCGGTTAAGCCTATACCGATTGACGGCGTCCGCGTGAAGGACGTGAAAAATCTGGTTATCCGTGGTGGAACGCTGACTGAAATCTATCGGCCGGAATGGTTTCAGGATGAATTTCAGGTCCAGCACGTGGTGCATATCTCGGCTTTGCCGGGATATACGTCCCAGTGGCATTGCCATCATGAACAATCCGACATTATTTTCCCGATCCGCGGCTATGTGCGCATTGGTTTGTATGATGCCCGCAAACATTCCCCGACCTGTGGAAAATCGCTTGTGGCCACATTCAATTTGTTGCGGCCGCGTTATGTGGTTGTTCCTCCGGGTGTCTGGCATGCGTTGCGGAATATCGGGGTCGATGAGGCGTCCTATCTGGTGCTGAACGACAAGCCTTTTTATTACGAAAAGCCGGATGACTGGCTGCTTCCTGCGGGCTCGGACGACATTCCGGTCCGGTTGGATTGA
- a CDS encoding AP2 domain-containing protein, with the protein MAKSTKKKSARRKGARYPGVSRIDQPEKHNHGFYVRLTRNGKRFAKFFSDLGYGSKEKALSSARRYYAELEKKNPPMSRKAFAQIERRASKTGIVGVSKITKIVKGRAYKFWQATWSPVAGQVRKQAFSIKKYGEGKAKELAIKARKKGLSSMKD; encoded by the coding sequence ATGGCTAAATCCACCAAGAAAAAATCCGCTCGCCGCAAAGGCGCGCGCTATCCGGGAGTCAGCCGGATTGATCAACCCGAAAAACACAACCACGGTTTCTATGTGCGCCTGACCCGCAATGGAAAACGTTTCGCCAAGTTCTTTTCCGACCTCGGCTACGGCAGCAAGGAAAAGGCACTCTCATCCGCCCGCAGATACTATGCGGAGCTTGAGAAAAAGAACCCCCCGATGTCCCGCAAGGCTTTTGCTCAGATCGAGCGCCGGGCCAGCAAAACAGGCATCGTCGGTGTCAGCAAAATCACCAAGATCGTGAAAGGCCGCGCTTATAAATTCTGGCAGGCCACTTGGAGCCCCGTTGCAGGCCAAGTCAGGAAACAGGCGTTCTCCATCAAGAAATATGGTGAAGGAAAAGCCAAGGAACTGGCAATCAAGGCCCGCAAAAAGGGCTTGAGCAGCATGAAGGATTAA